From the genome of Nasonia vitripennis strain AsymCx chromosome 1, Nvit_psr_1.1, whole genome shotgun sequence, one region includes:
- the LOC100117928 gene encoding aminotransferase-like venom protein 2 isoform X1 — translation MDQKKGSMAIWAVFIVMTTWVSTSQANKFDFPAHVVGVNHSALEEMAPYMKYKKVDLGIDNLDDNPPLHIRRALANATLSDDYRLNQLDLPVGIPRFLEALAQFYSPLVGQHLVPGENVFATIGATGAVYDAFQGHTSPGDEWIVIQPAYTMYLPMIKMARGVPRFTNLKLQANKSDEITGQDWLIDREQMESLFTNKTKGILLNNPLNPLGKIYTLEELEFIAGLAKKYDTLVISDEAHEWIAHKPHIRIASLPGMWERTVTIGSSSKSFSAAGFRVGWAYGPANILNHLKTVHERTADNAPTPIQAALAIGFEQEYRDFGKPDSFFAIHNREVQAKRDFMVEVFKKVGLRPIIPGGGYCMAVDWTTLKGKPLLKTNKDASMEFVKWLLKKVGVVSLPLSWFYAEGHKHLGENYARFCFHKNEDTLKKAEEQLQLLLQYR, via the exons ATGGACCAGAAAAAGGGTAGCATGGCTATATGGGCCGTTTTCATTGTG ATGACGACCTGGGTGTCAACGTCTCAAGCCAACAAGTTCGACTTTCCAGCTCACGTTGTCGGAGTGAATCACTCGGCTCT GGAGGAAATGGCACCTTACATGAAGTACAAAAAAGTTGATCTTGGAATCGATAACCTGGACGACAACCCACCTCTGCACATAAGAAGAGCCTTGGCGAACGCGACACTCTCCGACGATTATAGGCTCAACCAACTCGATCTCCCTGTT GGTATACCGAGATTCCTGGAAGCTTTGGCTCAATTCTACTCGCCCCTCGTCGGTCAACACTTGGTACCAGGTGAGAACGTGTTCGCCACGATCGGCGCGACTGGCGCAGTATACGACGCTTTTCAGGGCCACACCTCACCCGGGGACGAATGGATCGTCATCCAGCCTGCCTACACCATGTACCTGCCCATGATCAAGATGGCCCGCGGTGTGCCCAGGTTCACCAACCTCAAATTACAGGCGAACAAGAGCGACGAGATCACCGGCCAGGACTGGCTGATCGATCGCGAGCAGATGGAGAGCCTCTTCACCAACAAGACCAAGGGAATATTGCTGAACAACCCGCTGAACCCATTGGGCAAGATCTACACCCTCGAGGAACTCGAGTTCATCGCCGGACTTGCCAAAAAGTACGACACTCTCGTTATTTCCGACGAGGCTCACGAGTGGATCGCCCACAAGCCGCACATTAGAATCG CTTCCTTACCTGGAATGTGGGAGCGCACGGTTACGATCGGATCATCGAGCAAATCGTTCAGTGCAGCCGGTTTCCGAGTTGGCTGGGCCTACGGACCGGCAAATATCTTGAACCACCTGAAAACCGTCCACGAGAGGACTGCGGATAATGCACCAACCCCAATACAG GCAGCTCTAGCCATCGGTTTCGAGCAAGAATACCGTGACTTCGGCAAGCCCGACTCGTTCTTCGCGATTCACAATCGCGAGGTACAGGCCAAGCGCGACTTCATGGTCGAGGTGTTCAAgaaggtgggtttaaggccgATCATACCAGGCGGTGGATACTGTATGGCGGTCGACTGGACAACCCTCAAAGGAAAGCCTCTGCTGAAGACCAATAAGGACGCGAGTATGGAGTTCGTCAAGTGGCTGCTCAAGAAGGTCGGTGTGGTTTCACTGCCCCTCTCGTGGTTCTATGCCGAAGGACACAAGCATCTCGGAGAGAACTATGCTCGATTCTGCTTCCACAAG aatgAAGACACCCTCAAGAAGGCGGAAGAGCAGCTGCAGCTGTTGTTACAGTACCGATAA
- the LOC100117890 gene encoding chitotriosidase-1 isoform X1 codes for MSCPNDRKVICYYGSWSVYRPGLGKFDISHIDASLCTHLIYAFAGLGESGEVKILDPWNDLPDGGGKDGYRKFNALRKDNPELKTMIGMGGWNEGSSKYSSLATNETMREKFADNVVEFLKKYGFNGFDLDWEYPCQRGGSPCDKENFVQLLKTLRKRFDRESEQLVLSAAVASAEMSASKSYDIRAVCESLDFVNVMCYDLHGSWDKKTGVNAPLYPGTWETDYEKKLNVDSCIQFWLSQGAPAEKLVLGVPFYGRGFTLANASQSSGIGAPAYSGSEPGPYTREAGMLGYNEILEDIAKGWQVHFQEEQKVPYAVHGNQWVGYDDERSLKDKTDYIKKHGLGGAMAWSIETDDFLGTAGKKYPLLNVLHRELRGDGATYYTDYN; via the exons ATGAGTTGCC CAAACGATCGCAAGGTAATCTGCTACTATGGCAGCTGGTCGGTGTACCGACCAGGTCTCGGAAAGTTCGACATCTCGCACATCGACGCGAGCCTCTGTACCCACTTGATTTACGCCTTTGCCGGTCTCGGCGAATCCGGCGAAGTCAAGATACTCGATCCTTGGAACGATCTTCCCGACGGCGGTGGTAAGGACGGATACCGCAAATTCAACGCCCTGCGCAAGGATAATCCCGAATTGAAGACTATGATCGGCATGGGCGGATGGAACGAGGGCTCGAGCAAGTACTCCAGCCTCGCGACCAACGAGACCATGAGGGAGAAGTTTGCCGATAACGTGGTGGAGTTTTTAAAG AAGTACGGCTTCAACGGCTTCGACCTGGACTGGGAATACCCCTGTCAACGGGGCGGTTCGCCCTGCGACAAGGAGAACTTCGTCCAGCTGCTAAAAACTCTGCGCAAACGATTCGACCGCGAGTCGGAGCAGCTGGTGCTCAGCGCCGCTGTAGCTTCCGCCGAGATGTCGGCGAGCAAGTCCTACGATATCCGAGCGGTTTGCGAGAGCTTGGACTTTGTCAACGTCATGTGCTACGATCTACACGGCAGCTGGGACAAGAAGACCGGCGTCAACGCGCCGCTTTATCCGGGCACTTGGGAGACTGATTACGAGAAAAAGCTCAATGTC GACTCGTGCATTCAGTTCTGGCTGTCTCAAGGAGCACCGGCGGAAAAACTCGTACTGGGTGTTCCCTTCTACGGACGAGGTTTCACCCTAGCCAACGCCTCGCAATCCAGTGGAATAGGCGCACCGGCTTACTCTGGCTCGGAACCAGGTCCCTATACTCGAGAAGCCGGTATGCTGGGCTACAACGAGATCCTCGAGGACATCGCCAAGGGCTGGCAGGTGCATTTCCAGGAGGAGCAGAAGGTGCCCTACGCTGTCCACGGAAACCAGTGGGTCGGATACGACGACGAGAG aTCGTTGAAGGATAAGACCGACTATATAAAGAAGCACGGACTGGGCGGCGCGATGGCCTGGAGCATTGAGACTGATGATTTTTTGGGAACTGCTGGAAAGAAATATCCTCTGCTGAATGTTCTTCACCGAGAGCTTCGCGGAGATGGTGCCACTTACTATACAGATTATAATTAA
- the LOC100117890 gene encoding chitotriosidase-1 isoform X2, producing MEESKSLLKKSLDFVQGCCSPKHEMTTANDRKVICYYGSWSVYRPGLGKFDISHIDASLCTHLIYAFAGLGESGEVKILDPWNDLPDGGGKDGYRKFNALRKDNPELKTMIGMGGWNEGSSKYSSLATNETMREKFADNVVEFLKKYGFNGFDLDWEYPCQRGGSPCDKENFVQLLKTLRKRFDRESEQLVLSAAVASAEMSASKSYDIRAVCESLDFVNVMCYDLHGSWDKKTGVNAPLYPGTWETDYEKKLNVDSCIQFWLSQGAPAEKLVLGVPFYGRGFTLANASQSSGIGAPAYSGSEPGPYTREAGMLGYNEILEDIAKGWQVHFQEEQKVPYAVHGNQWVGYDDERSLKDKTDYIKKHGLGGAMAWSIETDDFLGTAGKKYPLLNVLHRELRGDGATYYTDYN from the exons ATGGAGGAATCTAAAtcgcttttgaaaaaatctcTTGATTTTGTGCAAGGCTGCTGTAGCCCGAAACACGAAATGACAACAG CAAACGATCGCAAGGTAATCTGCTACTATGGCAGCTGGTCGGTGTACCGACCAGGTCTCGGAAAGTTCGACATCTCGCACATCGACGCGAGCCTCTGTACCCACTTGATTTACGCCTTTGCCGGTCTCGGCGAATCCGGCGAAGTCAAGATACTCGATCCTTGGAACGATCTTCCCGACGGCGGTGGTAAGGACGGATACCGCAAATTCAACGCCCTGCGCAAGGATAATCCCGAATTGAAGACTATGATCGGCATGGGCGGATGGAACGAGGGCTCGAGCAAGTACTCCAGCCTCGCGACCAACGAGACCATGAGGGAGAAGTTTGCCGATAACGTGGTGGAGTTTTTAAAG AAGTACGGCTTCAACGGCTTCGACCTGGACTGGGAATACCCCTGTCAACGGGGCGGTTCGCCCTGCGACAAGGAGAACTTCGTCCAGCTGCTAAAAACTCTGCGCAAACGATTCGACCGCGAGTCGGAGCAGCTGGTGCTCAGCGCCGCTGTAGCTTCCGCCGAGATGTCGGCGAGCAAGTCCTACGATATCCGAGCGGTTTGCGAGAGCTTGGACTTTGTCAACGTCATGTGCTACGATCTACACGGCAGCTGGGACAAGAAGACCGGCGTCAACGCGCCGCTTTATCCGGGCACTTGGGAGACTGATTACGAGAAAAAGCTCAATGTC GACTCGTGCATTCAGTTCTGGCTGTCTCAAGGAGCACCGGCGGAAAAACTCGTACTGGGTGTTCCCTTCTACGGACGAGGTTTCACCCTAGCCAACGCCTCGCAATCCAGTGGAATAGGCGCACCGGCTTACTCTGGCTCGGAACCAGGTCCCTATACTCGAGAAGCCGGTATGCTGGGCTACAACGAGATCCTCGAGGACATCGCCAAGGGCTGGCAGGTGCATTTCCAGGAGGAGCAGAAGGTGCCCTACGCTGTCCACGGAAACCAGTGGGTCGGATACGACGACGAGAG aTCGTTGAAGGATAAGACCGACTATATAAAGAAGCACGGACTGGGCGGCGCGATGGCCTGGAGCATTGAGACTGATGATTTTTTGGGAACTGCTGGAAAGAAATATCCTCTGCTGAATGTTCTTCACCGAGAGCTTCGCGGAGATGGTGCCACTTACTATACAGATTATAATTAA
- the LOC100117890 gene encoding chitotriosidase-1 isoform X3, giving the protein MKDLRRMRSNDRKVICYYGSWSVYRPGLGKFDISHIDASLCTHLIYAFAGLGESGEVKILDPWNDLPDGGGKDGYRKFNALRKDNPELKTMIGMGGWNEGSSKYSSLATNETMREKFADNVVEFLKKYGFNGFDLDWEYPCQRGGSPCDKENFVQLLKTLRKRFDRESEQLVLSAAVASAEMSASKSYDIRAVCESLDFVNVMCYDLHGSWDKKTGVNAPLYPGTWETDYEKKLNVDSCIQFWLSQGAPAEKLVLGVPFYGRGFTLANASQSSGIGAPAYSGSEPGPYTREAGMLGYNEILEDIAKGWQVHFQEEQKVPYAVHGNQWVGYDDERSLKDKTDYIKKHGLGGAMAWSIETDDFLGTAGKKYPLLNVLHRELRGDGATYYTDYN; this is encoded by the exons ATGAAAGATCTGCGACGCATGCGCT CAAACGATCGCAAGGTAATCTGCTACTATGGCAGCTGGTCGGTGTACCGACCAGGTCTCGGAAAGTTCGACATCTCGCACATCGACGCGAGCCTCTGTACCCACTTGATTTACGCCTTTGCCGGTCTCGGCGAATCCGGCGAAGTCAAGATACTCGATCCTTGGAACGATCTTCCCGACGGCGGTGGTAAGGACGGATACCGCAAATTCAACGCCCTGCGCAAGGATAATCCCGAATTGAAGACTATGATCGGCATGGGCGGATGGAACGAGGGCTCGAGCAAGTACTCCAGCCTCGCGACCAACGAGACCATGAGGGAGAAGTTTGCCGATAACGTGGTGGAGTTTTTAAAG AAGTACGGCTTCAACGGCTTCGACCTGGACTGGGAATACCCCTGTCAACGGGGCGGTTCGCCCTGCGACAAGGAGAACTTCGTCCAGCTGCTAAAAACTCTGCGCAAACGATTCGACCGCGAGTCGGAGCAGCTGGTGCTCAGCGCCGCTGTAGCTTCCGCCGAGATGTCGGCGAGCAAGTCCTACGATATCCGAGCGGTTTGCGAGAGCTTGGACTTTGTCAACGTCATGTGCTACGATCTACACGGCAGCTGGGACAAGAAGACCGGCGTCAACGCGCCGCTTTATCCGGGCACTTGGGAGACTGATTACGAGAAAAAGCTCAATGTC GACTCGTGCATTCAGTTCTGGCTGTCTCAAGGAGCACCGGCGGAAAAACTCGTACTGGGTGTTCCCTTCTACGGACGAGGTTTCACCCTAGCCAACGCCTCGCAATCCAGTGGAATAGGCGCACCGGCTTACTCTGGCTCGGAACCAGGTCCCTATACTCGAGAAGCCGGTATGCTGGGCTACAACGAGATCCTCGAGGACATCGCCAAGGGCTGGCAGGTGCATTTCCAGGAGGAGCAGAAGGTGCCCTACGCTGTCCACGGAAACCAGTGGGTCGGATACGACGACGAGAG aTCGTTGAAGGATAAGACCGACTATATAAAGAAGCACGGACTGGGCGGCGCGATGGCCTGGAGCATTGAGACTGATGATTTTTTGGGAACTGCTGGAAAGAAATATCCTCTGCTGAATGTTCTTCACCGAGAGCTTCGCGGAGATGGTGCCACTTACTATACAGATTATAATTAA
- the LOC100116775 gene encoding protein yellow → MIKLLLIFCLSTSTWSAIEAQKAQFYWNYLNFTWPSEDAYNSALVDGLYIPENNIITGIKIYEDKLFLTLPRWKRGVPATLVSTPLTPVNNDRSPLLEPYPNWDMQKLDNCSAFQYVQSMEVDPLGRMWVLENGRTEFNTKQPRTNCPTRLVILDLKNGGKVLLDYPFPRDVVHIESVFANDIVVDHEDGGWAYITDTDSDFPGIIVFSLKDKTSWKVIHQSMKAKKEASKFVVNGTIFETNGPIDGIALSPVSDRGDRMLFYTPLASYEIFALPVHVIRDRQLSTTANIDQYVKRIGNKTSQTDGMVMSAMGDLYYGLLTEDSVAVWPSKSNSSFLQSQKLLIKDVETNQWPDTFAMDKEGKLWWTSNRIQRFMGGNVDMTEPNYHVISLDAGTRCYQYFEDGSAPDWPEIDN, encoded by the exons ATGATCAA GTTACTACTCATCTTCTGCCTGTCGACCTCCACCTGGTCGGCTATCGAGGCTCAAAAGGCCCAGTTCTACTGGAACTATCTGAACTTCACCTGGCCGTCCGAAGATGCCTACAACTCCGCTCTCGTGGACGGCTTGTACATCCCGGAGAACAACATAATCACCGGCATCAAGATCTACGAAGACAAACTCTTCCTGACCCTACCCCGTTGGAAGCGCGGGGTCCCTGCCACCCTGGTGTCGACCCCCTTGACGCCTGTCAACAATGACAGGTCACCCTTGCTCGAGCCCTACCCCAACTGGGACATGCAGAAGCTGGACAACTGCTCAGCTTTCCAGTACGTCCAGAGCATGGAGGTCGACCCCCTGGGCAGGATGTGGGTCCTGGAGAACGGCAGGACCGAATTCAACACCAAACAGCCGAGAACCAACTGTCCCACCCGACTGGTCATCCTCGACCTGAAGAACGGTGGCAAAGTTCTGTTGGACTACCCCTTTCCCAGAGACGTCGTCCACATCGAGTCGGTCTTCGCCAATGACATTGTCGTCGATCACGAGGACGGGGGCTGGGCCTACATTACCGACACGGACTCTGACTTCCCGGGTATTATTGTCTTCTCGCTGAAGGACAAGACCTCCTGGAAAGTCATCCATCAGTCCATGAAGGCCAAGAAGGAGGCCTCGAAGTTTGTGGTCAACGGCACTATCTTCGAGACTAATGGACCGATCGATGGAATTGCTCTTTCGCCCGTGTCTGACAGAG GTGACCGAATGCTCTTCTACACACCGCTGGCCTCGTACGAGATATTCGCTCTGCCGGTACACGTGATTCGCGACCGTCAACTCAGCACAACCGCCAACATCGACCAGTACGTCAAGCGTATTGGCAACAAAACGTCTCAGACCGACGGCATGGTGATGTCGGCAATGGGTGATCTCTACTACGGTCTTCTGACCGAAGACTCGGTGGCTGTTTGGCCATCCAAATCCAACTCCAGCTTTTTGCAGAGTCAGAAACTGCTGATCAAGGACGTCGAGACGAACCAGTGGCCGGACACCTTCGCCATGGACAAGGAGGGCAAGTTATGGTGGACCAGTAACAGAATCCAGAGGTTCATGGGAGGCAACGTGGATATGACTGAACCTAACTATCACGTGATCAGTCTCGATGCTGGGACGAGATGCTATCAGTACTTCGAGGATGGTAGTGCGCCTGACTGGCCGGAAATAGATAATTAA
- the LOC116415678 gene encoding cysteine-rich PDZ-binding protein codes for MVCDKCEKKLGKVITPDPWKAGARNTVESGGRKVGENKALSTAKNRFNPYTAKFEACRICRQKVHQAGSHYCQSCAYKKAICAMCGKKLMSTKNYRQSAS; via the coding sequence ATGGTTTGCGATAAGTGTGAGAAAAAACTAGGCAAAGTCATCACTCCAGATCCATGGAAGGCTGGCGCAAGAAACACAGTGGAAAGCGGAGGTCGCAAGGTAGGAGAAAACAAGGCCCTGTCGACGGCCAAAAATAGGTTCAATCCTTACACAGCAAAGTTCGAGGCATGCAGAATATGCCGTCAGAAAGTTCACCAGGCTGGCTCTCACTACTGTCAGTCGTGCGCATACAAAAAGGCCATCTGTGCCATGTGTGGCAAGAAACTCATGAGTACAAAGAACTATAGACAGTCCGCTTCGTAA
- the Or236 gene encoding odorant receptor 236 isoform X1 gives MEETSAFYRRIRRIQTRVLRLAGLVPFENRTLIFAGTILMSIYVNFAFTAVSSVYIWAFFEDCLNKRFNPDITSELFSFVGFHFRFMYIFSRRRKLGEMLGNQSIKKSKTRFHSYAESLWERVRSEEKVHVRLFVRKVSKLSVCYSGIILTTITLYVLSSQLPQLTAAATNETVHRVLPYPFYVDVQSSPRYEILLGAQIVCLLTVTQTSVCVDTAIAFLIMIACGHFRLIQVRLGVIARHIEENEDKRKSQRSVGKNGEVIEAEAEMDEEDFERTDDRVRERVKELVMHHQEILSFCDDIKNLSSEIFMIELISTTYNLSLIGILLAGNMPLAEKFKFAPVLFILTTQLFVCQYPPDLLIQESEAVANAAYFVPPFRRDRRRIDRILLSLLTRSQTPYQLRAGGQIPLSIESFGNMIRGAVSFFTVLRSFN, from the exons ATGGAAGAAACCTCGGCGTTCTATCGGCGGATCCGTCGAATCCAGACGCGAGTACTGCGTCTAGCCGGTTTGGTTCCTTTCGAGAACCGAACGCTGATATTCGCAGGAACTATCCTGATGTCGATCTACGTGAACTTCGCGTTCACTGCCGTGAGCAGCGTCTACATCTGGGCTTTCTTCGAGGACTGCCTGAACAAGAGGTTCAACCCGGACATCACCTCCGAGTTATTCTCCTTCGTCGGTTTTCACTTTCGATTCATGTACATATTCAGTCGGAGGAGGAAACTCGGCGAGATGCTCGG AAACCAGTCgattaaaaaatctaaaacccgATTTCACAGCTACGCAGAGAGCCTCTGGGAGCGAGTGCGAAGCGAAGAAAAAGTCCACGTGCGTCTATTCGTCCGCAAAGTCAGCAAACTGAGCGTCTGTTACTCGGGTATCATCCTCACGACCATCACCCTCTACGTACTCTCGAGCCAGTTACCCCAATTGACAGCTGCGGCGACGAACGAAACGGTCCACCGAGTGTTGCCCTATCCCTTCTACGTCGACGTCCAAAGCTCGCCTCGTTACGAGATCCTCCTCGGAGCCCAGATCGTCTGTCTGCTCACCGTTACCCAAACGAGCGTCTGCGTCGACACGGCCATCGCCTTTCTTATCATGATCGCTTGTGGACACTTCAGGCTGATACAGGTCAGGCTCGGGGTGATCGCCAGGCATATCGAGGAGAACGAAGACAAGAGGAAGAGTCAAAGATCCGTTGGCAAAAATGGCGAGGTGATCGAGGCCGAGGCTGAAATGGACGAAGAAGATTTTGAGAGGACCGACGACAGGGTCAGGGAGAGGGTCAAAGAGCTCGTGATGCATCACCAGGAAATACTCAG CTTCTGCGATGACATTAAGAATCTGTCCAGTGAAATCTTCATGATCGAACTCATCAGTACGACCTACAACCTGTCGCTCATCGGTATTCTACTGGCTGGG AACATGCCTCTTGCGGAGAAATTCAAATTCGCGCCGGTCCTCTTCATCCTGACGACTCAGCTATTCGTTTGCCAATATCCTCCTGACCTGTTGATCCAAGAA AGCGAAGCAGTGGCGAATGCAGCTTATTTCGTGCCGCCTTTCAGACGAGATCGACGTCGTATCGACAGGATTCTGTTATCGTTGCTCACCAGGTCGCAGACACCCTATCAGTTGCGCGCCGGAGGTCAGATTCCACTGTCCATCGAGTCCTTTGGAAAC ATGATCAGAGGAGCTGTCTCTTTCTTCACCGTTCTCAGAAGTTTCAATTAA
- the Or236 gene encoding odorant receptor 236 produces the protein MEETSAFYRRIRRIQTRVLRLAGLVPFENRTLIFAGTILMSIYVNFAFTAVSSVYIWAFFEDCLNKRFNPDITSELFSFVGFHFRFMYIFSRRRKLGEMLGYAESLWERVRSEEKVHVRLFVRKVSKLSVCYSGIILTTITLYVLSSQLPQLTAAATNETVHRVLPYPFYVDVQSSPRYEILLGAQIVCLLTVTQTSVCVDTAIAFLIMIACGHFRLIQVRLGVIARHIEENEDKRKSQRSVGKNGEVIEAEAEMDEEDFERTDDRVRERVKELVMHHQEILSFCDDIKNLSSEIFMIELISTTYNLSLIGILLAGNMPLAEKFKFAPVLFILTTQLFVCQYPPDLLIQESEAVANAAYFVPPFRRDRRRIDRILLSLLTRSQTPYQLRAGGQIPLSIESFGNMIRGAVSFFTVLRSFN, from the exons ATGGAAGAAACCTCGGCGTTCTATCGGCGGATCCGTCGAATCCAGACGCGAGTACTGCGTCTAGCCGGTTTGGTTCCTTTCGAGAACCGAACGCTGATATTCGCAGGAACTATCCTGATGTCGATCTACGTGAACTTCGCGTTCACTGCCGTGAGCAGCGTCTACATCTGGGCTTTCTTCGAGGACTGCCTGAACAAGAGGTTCAACCCGGACATCACCTCCGAGTTATTCTCCTTCGTCGGTTTTCACTTTCGATTCATGTACATATTCAGTCGGAGGAGGAAACTCGGCGAGATGCTCGG CTACGCAGAGAGCCTCTGGGAGCGAGTGCGAAGCGAAGAAAAAGTCCACGTGCGTCTATTCGTCCGCAAAGTCAGCAAACTGAGCGTCTGTTACTCGGGTATCATCCTCACGACCATCACCCTCTACGTACTCTCGAGCCAGTTACCCCAATTGACAGCTGCGGCGACGAACGAAACGGTCCACCGAGTGTTGCCCTATCCCTTCTACGTCGACGTCCAAAGCTCGCCTCGTTACGAGATCCTCCTCGGAGCCCAGATCGTCTGTCTGCTCACCGTTACCCAAACGAGCGTCTGCGTCGACACGGCCATCGCCTTTCTTATCATGATCGCTTGTGGACACTTCAGGCTGATACAGGTCAGGCTCGGGGTGATCGCCAGGCATATCGAGGAGAACGAAGACAAGAGGAAGAGTCAAAGATCCGTTGGCAAAAATGGCGAGGTGATCGAGGCCGAGGCTGAAATGGACGAAGAAGATTTTGAGAGGACCGACGACAGGGTCAGGGAGAGGGTCAAAGAGCTCGTGATGCATCACCAGGAAATACTCAG CTTCTGCGATGACATTAAGAATCTGTCCAGTGAAATCTTCATGATCGAACTCATCAGTACGACCTACAACCTGTCGCTCATCGGTATTCTACTGGCTGGG AACATGCCTCTTGCGGAGAAATTCAAATTCGCGCCGGTCCTCTTCATCCTGACGACTCAGCTATTCGTTTGCCAATATCCTCCTGACCTGTTGATCCAAGAA AGCGAAGCAGTGGCGAATGCAGCTTATTTCGTGCCGCCTTTCAGACGAGATCGACGTCGTATCGACAGGATTCTGTTATCGTTGCTCACCAGGTCGCAGACACCCTATCAGTTGCGCGCCGGAGGTCAGATTCCACTGTCCATCGAGTCCTTTGGAAAC ATGATCAGAGGAGCTGTCTCTTTCTTCACCGTTCTCAGAAGTTTCAATTAA